The DNA segment tggctgtcttcttttaggtttgttgagggattaccttcttgctttttctaggatgtggtttccgtccttgtattgtttttttgtttttttttctgttattttcctttgatggGCAGGATTCGTGGAacgataatgtgtgaatttggttctgtatGGAATACTCTCGtgtctccatctaaggtaattgaaagtttggctgggtataatagcctgggctagcatttgttttctcttagtgtctgtataacatctgtccaggatcttctggctttcatcgtctctggtgaaaaatctggtgtaattctgataggcttgcctttatatgttacttgacctttttcccttactgcttttaatattctatctatatttagtgcatttgtttttctgattattatgtgtcaggaggaatttcttttctggtccagtctatttgtagttctgtaggcttcttgtatgttcatgggcatctctttctttaggtttgggaagttttcttctataattttgttgaagatatttgctggccctttgagttgaaaaatcttcattctcatctactcctattatccgtaggtttggtctggATGTCTGGAGACTGAAAAGatggctgcctcagaagctctgtggctcccacctgtcccagaagttgttagcttctgtagtccacactcttacctgtgtagactactctcggtggagtcccagaaccaagatgtctcctgcagatgctcaggccgaATTTACTTTTTTCTATCTGAATTGTGTTCCATTACATAGATATAGGACATCTACTTTGCAGTAGTATGATTTGTTATGTCTTTTACTGGGGGAATATCTTGTTAAATATTTTGTTGGCTGGCAAACAACTACATTGAGTGCAGTATAGGATCATTCTAACAAAGTTTTATGAATAGTTTATATAGCATTTTAAGgtcatgttttaatttcttttttattgttttgattaaatgtgtgctttgaaatttAAAACATGTGTATATTGTATTCTGTTTACCCCATCCTCTCTCACCTGCCCCTTACCCTTGCTGTATctatttctcccttcttctttacGGATCCCTTTTCTATATTTCCACATAATGttcctcttttttcctttgtggCCTTCTGTTTTTTACCATGATGTAAGGACAGAGATTTAGACATACTCACAGAATAGTATTACGTTTACCATTTGCTACACAACTGAAGGCAATGACCATACATTCCCCAGAATTCATCCATTGCAACAAGGAGGAATAGGGGTCCTGTGAACCTTTCCTTAGTGCATAACTGAAAGGCCCAAATTTTGTTTAAGCCCAATTCAGCTTTCCATTTGCAGTGGACTGTATGTGGTGAGGAAGCTCATGAATCCTTTATACTTCCAGGTTGACTAGCTAAACCTTACATAGGTATTGTGGAGGCAATCATAGCTTCTGTGAATTTTATTAGTATAGTGGTCCTGTCATGTTCAACAGATACTATTTTTCTGGTTCTCAAAGGCTCTTGCAGTCTTTCCATGCCCTCTTCAGTGATGGTCCCTGAGTCATAGATATCATTGATATAACTCCATGGATAGTGTATTCTTTGTACTttaacaggttatatttaggtgTTAACCACTATCCACTTCACAAAGAAACTTCCCACATAAGGTCTGATTTCATAGTTTAGTCTCTCAACTTAACATatatgttttctgttgtcactatAAGTCCCATAATCACAAGCAACATAGAGAGGAAAtgctttatttcatcttatagttCAAAATCCATAACTGATGGAAATTAGTGAAGGAGCTCAAGGTAGTACTCTGGAAACAGAAAGTGAAGCATAAGACATGAAGAAGAGATGATTACGGGCATGCTTTTTAGGTTTGTCCagcatgctttctttcttttttctttgtttttctttttttttattagatattttcttcatttatattacaaatgctattcccaaagtcccctatactctcgtcccgccctgctccactacccactcactcccacttcttgtccttggcttccccctgtactggggcatataaagtttgctagaccaagggctctctcttcccaatgatgaccaactaggccatcttctgctacatatgcagctagagacactagctttgggggtactgattagtttatattgttgctccacctatagggttgcagaccccgtcagctcttgggtactttctctagctcctacattgggtgccctgtgttccatcctatggatgactgtgaacatcaacttctgtattttccaggcactgcaaagcctcacaggagacagctttcttatacaactcagaagCACTTGTCCAGAATTGGTTTCACCCACAGAAGTCTGTGCAATTCCACAGCAATAATTAATCAAGAACATGCATCCACAGACTTATTTATAGGCCAACataatggaagcattttctcaattgcgttttcctctttccagatgatACTAGCTTGTGTTAAACTGACAAAAATTTTACCAGGACAGCAGTCAGAATAAAGAAATATAAGTTATTTTTCTCAGACTTCATCTACTATGAAAAATGGTGATGTTTAAAATACCACAAGAGAAGGGTAGAGTGTTTTCATTATTGTATTTACAAAGACCTCTCTGTTCAGCTAGAACATGGAACAGcatgaaatgaaaatgagaatGTTCAGCAGAatctttttcatttaatttttataataattctatatgctCATAAGTTGCAAATTAGTAGAGATCTATTCCATGTCTCTTTAATCATACTGATCTATATTACATGGCTACAATGTAATTTCAAGTCATAGATTTATAGTCTTTTCGTACATGTATGAAGCAATACAGATGCTGCCTCAGTTGAGACATAACTATTTTATCACCACAGGGAAGTCTGTAGATTTACCCTTTACATAATTACATTCACCTTCCTTCCCTACAACATTCCTGTCCTTAACAATCAAATATACTTTCTCCATCATCAAAACATTGTTATTTAAGACATTGTACATATATAGAATCACACATCATGTGAACTTGAGGTTGACTTTTCGTCACTTACCACTGTCCACATTTGTATACATAAACCTTTCCCTTTCTGTTCCTGAGTGGTATGCTAGAATACATATGCACTAAACATACTTAACAAATTTCTCCCCTTAAATAATAGTTACAATGTTTCCATCTTCAGGCTATTAAGAAAAACAAGCAGAACTAAATATTTGTGCACTACTGTCATTCATGTTCATGGCCCAAATATATATGGATGCAGTCTTTTGATTAAACAGTAGTTGTGTGTTTGGTTTTCAAACAGAAATAACATTAGGTTTCTCTGAGTCCTGCCTGGAAATAGGTGTTTCTCTTGTGCCTACATTCGCCTACAGGTAAATAAGGTAAATTCTCAGCCATGTTGACAGGTGGGATGGAACATGTGCACTATtaatacaaagaagaaagagataagGGTTGATGAGTACACAGCAGTATTGGCTTCCATACTGCAGGCCTTTTAATCAATTtcataaaattcattttttactataattgttatcaattttATATTGGTAACCTATTTAATATGAAATACATAATGTGCCTACCTCTTTAAATGATCCTATGCATTACAATATAAGTTGGCTCTTGGACTTCTGGGAACAGGGCAGTGGATATAAATGCCAGCAGAGATGGATAGGAGAAAGACAATGACTAGTGGGACTGAGGAGAAGGCACAAGTAGAGTCCAGGAGACAGAGGGGTAGTGTTAGAGAAGACAGTTGAGGCAGGTAAAAAGAAGATTGTGTCAggtagagaaaagaagagaagaaatgaaacacataaacaaaaagcacaacaaggcaaaacaaaaagaatcacaGAAAGTagtcaaaagaaagaaggaaaacagaagcatAGAGCTGCGTACATAAAGCTACAAGACTGAATAAGGATTTGGTTGGAAGCACTGGCGAAATCATTTTAAGGTAATGTTTTCTGAACTAATGTTACTTTCTCTCATATGCCTATACTACTAGCAGGCATTGCTTTGCAGTTTCTGTATATGTTGATGTAGGACACCACAATGCTGCACACTTCATCTCTTTTGGTAAAGGGTACAGGATTAGTTGTAATATATTTGTAAATTCAAACTGTCTTACACTGAAATATATGAATTTCCATGGTTTGTCTATTAGGTAAGGAGCACATGTTCCAAACCATCTCACAGTGCCTCTGGACAAGATGACACTCTAAAAGTAGATTACTGCATGATGAAAGTACCACCAGCAATACTAAGGAGCTGGTAAGTATACAGTTTTCTGGGTGTTACTGTGACCTTGTAAATCAGAATTGCATAGTGTTGAGGCTCTGCTCTCTAGGTTGAAACCTTCTCTCTAGTAGATTCTCAGATCTGCTACTTTAGGAACCACTGAGCTGGCAATAAAACTCTAGTCTCACCAAATCCCCTGCTCACTGTGTGACCATTTCAATGGGTCCAAATGCCAAGTGACAAAGGACTAGAGAAAATGCGGCACATCTGTCATTCAGTTTGGCTTCTATTTTAAAAGCTCCAACcctcaattaaaaaataagcctGTCTTCATCAGCACATTTTAAAACTCTATGCTTGTGCAAAAGTAACATCACATGTAGTGATCAGTTTGGATAGATGTCTACACACCAAGAAATCCTGAGGGGAATTTTCCAATACTAAAGGATGAATGCAGGGAAGATATTCTATAAATCCTTGCAGTAAATTACTCTTTAAATGAAGGTTGAATCGGCAATGGTATAATTCaatcaaggaagaaaggaagctcACATTGCTGAAAAtgagtaaattaataaaaacaacataTGTGAACCatgtaaaagtttaaaaatcatCTAAAAAGGACCATAAATAGGAAAGGTTGATATATAATGTGTCTATGTAATTCAGGATctggaaaactatttttaaaataccatctGAGATAAGCAGTAGAGAAAAAGCTGTCAGTGTtatatgttggaaaaaaaaagaaaaaagaaaacctgtgtTTTGTCCAATCCATTCCTTTTCTTCATAGTTATATTTTTGGGTTAAAAAATGGTGTCCATATAAAAGGCCACTGTTTAAATTTCACATCTCAATTCGGTTATAAAAAACATTTGAGACATAATTTCTTCCTATAAAGTGGATCTTAATTTATTTAGCTTAACAAAAATGACATTACTTATGCAGATCAACTAAAATTTTTACTGATAATTACCAGAATTTCTGTCTTATTGAACTCAGTGCTAAATATAATTAATTGTTTAGATTCCCAGTCTCCTGTCAACTTCTTGTACAGTTTgataacatgaaaataaaaataaggaacaaTAATTTTGCTAATATTTTACCAGTTACAACAAAATAGAAATGAGAAATATAGGAAATGTTTTAGGCAatcttacaggttttttttttctgacttcatATTATATTGTTTATGGCTTTGATGAAAACCATTTAATCTTATGAATCTCAAGATATATTACATTTCTGACTCTTTCTTATGGATAGAAAGCCAAGAGATTTTCCAGTGTGGCAGCTAagtagatttaaatttttttttaatttactgatGCTTCATTATACTCTTAAAACAGGCCTTTACAGGGAAAACTGTTGAAATGGAATACTCAGATATTGAGTATATTCTACAAAAAGAGTGTCAGAAAGGCAGCCAGAGCCTGCACTATTTCAGAAGAGGTAGGCAATAGATGGCGTTTCCTCTGAGATTAAAACAGAAAGGAACTGTTTTAATCTCAAGATACATGGTACTCACAAAAAAACAGTGCTACAATATTTTTTACTCAGAAATAAGCATGCACATTGacaccacccccaacacacaaacacacacacaaacacacacacacagttcaaaagcagattttttttatgttttgttttttattttgttttctttttgtttttttttttttgttgttgttgttgtttttagatacCAACTGTGCATCAGGCCATCAAGTTagaaacaaaattggaaaatgacACTTTTTTTCCAAAGTAAGTTTTATTGCATACTAAAAAAAAAGTACGTTTCAATATAGAAATAATGTAAGAGTGCTTACTGAGAAATTTCAAGGCTCTGGGCTTGGTTATAcactaaaaaatagaaaaaacaaaaggatGCCCCATTTGATTAGGCTCTTAGCAACACTGTATGTAGTTTCTATGGGAATGAGCACATGGCTAGATAGGAAGAAAATGTTTATCACCTGTCTACAACTAGGCCATGAGCTACAATACCGAGGTACACAAAATGTAATACAGAAGTCACAAAATGTAAGTACAGAAAACGTTAACCAATACCTCATAATTGCATTTCTATTGTGACTTGAAAGTCATAGGTTTCCTTGATGGAAATTGAAATGTTTTTAGAGAAAGCACAACAATATGGTGAGTTGTGACACTTGTACTCACCTCTAACTACTGCTTACTTATCAAAAAGTCTAAACCTCATCACAGAAGAACTATTTTATCCTGCAGATTCTTGGCATTGAAGGTATATCTATCATGCTTTCAGGCTTGATAAACTGCAATTCCTTAAACATTATCTGAAATAGAGAAAATAGAACATTTATGTATAACTtgttttatatgatatatatatagatagatatataaaatattaatacatttcacaattttttttattttttagctgtTACCACAAACTTATTTGCAAAATGACTCCAAGAAACATGACAACAGTGAGTGGATTCCTCCTCATGGGGTTCTCTGACAACCATGAGCTGCAGATCTTACAGGCTTTGCTCTTCTTGGTGACATACCTATTGGATTCAGCAGGGAActtcatcattatcaccatcacaaCAATAGACAAACAGCTCCAGTCTCCAATGTATTACTTTCTGAAGCACCTTTCCATTATGGacttctcatctctctctgtcacaGTTCCCCAGTATGTTGACAGTTCCCTGGCACGAAGTGGCTATATTTCATATGGGCAGTGCATGCTGCAGGTTTTTTTCTTCACAGGTTTAGCCTGGAGTGAGGTGGCCATTCTCACAGTGATGtcttatgaccgctatgtggccatctgcctcCCACTGCACTATGAGGTCATAATGAGTCCCAGAAAGTGCACTTGGGCTGTGGCAGCTGTGTGGCTAAGTGGAGGTATCTCAGGAACATTATTCACAGCAAGTACACTCTCTATCAGATTCTGTGGGCACAAAATTATTCACCAGTTCTTCTGTGATATCCCGCAATTGCTCAAGCTCTCCTGCTCTAATGATGACTTTGGACTACTGAAAGTGTCTACTTTCATTGCTGTAATGGGATTTGCCTGCTTTGTGGGGATTGCCTTCTCCTATTGCCAGATATTCTCTACAGTTCTCAGGATGCCCTCTGCTGAAGGCCGATCTAAGGTCTTCTCCACCTGCCTGCCCCATCTCTTCGTTGTTTCATTTTTTCTCTCAACAGGCATTTGTGCCTATCTAAAGCCAACCTCAGACTCACCAACTGCTTTAGACCTCATGCTCTCTATCTTTTACACAGTACTACCCCCAACCCTCAATCCTGTTATCTATAGTCTAAGAAATGAGTCCTTGAAAAGAGCTGTAAAGAAGTTACTTTTAAGTGAAGAATTCATTGGGAAAAAttatgtttgttctgtttttagtgCCTGCTAAGACTGGAcatgaaaatgttttttaatatattaatatgttaGATATGTAATGTTAAGAATAACAAGGTATAGCTGGGCgtgttggcgcatgcctttaatcccagcatttgggaggtagaggcagatagatttctgagtttgaggccagcctggtctacaaagtgagttcagggctatacagagaaaccctgtctagaaacccctacccccaccccaaaaaagttaaaaacaaagaataacaaggtattttctagaaaatatatattataaacctTTTGCATATCAAGTTGTGATCTGATTCTTTGAAACTATTTCATTAAATGTACTTATTATTTTCCAGTTAGTAAAAATATATGCTTATAATCTAGTAGTATAGACCCAGTTCTTTCTAACTCTTCCAGTCCATTGCCTCACTGGTAGATATGTGAATTTACCAACAATACTATCATGGATTTTGAAAATATCTTTATGAGAATATCATAATAATAATGAGTATGAAAGTTCATTACAGTTACTGGTTACTCAGTTCACCAATTGgttcataattttaatatttatcacGGATTTCAAAGGTTCGTGTTTATTTCTATCTTTTCATGTACAAATTTTAAGGAATAGCATGAACAAGCCTGTCACTTCTATGCATATCTATATAGTAATTCCTACAGTTCTCTTGGGTGTGAAGTATTCAATgtaaataatatacaaataagCCTCAGTTATTTAACTTGTATCATTTActattattttcatttcctaaaaagtcatttcttttaaataatttaagacatccagaggcagaggcaggaagatctcggTGAagattttaggccagcctggtctatgtagtaatGATGATAACTGCTATAAAGTATTAAATAATTTCTTGCCCATTCTGAGGGTTAAAAGTCCCTGGTTTAGGTGATTAACGCCTGTAGCCTAACAGAAGGGAATTAAGTAATGCAGCCTTGTTCTGTCTCTACAAGGATTGCTGTGCTCTAAGTTCAGCCTGCTAGTTGAAGTcccaaggaagaaaaagggacactttgaaaagtgaatTTACCATTTATTTCTAAGTTGTAAAAATGTTTCCTATGAAAACTCTCTAAGAAAACAGGGAAATGAACAATGAAatgagatgatgatgaagatggtaatggtgatgatgatgatgatctctTTGTCTTCAGCACTTACACATCTTTCAGAATAGATGATCACATagtaaaaagttcatcacaactttacatatgaaattaaatcataaatcaaaaaaggagtttacaacagagaaaattTATGTAGATATCCATTAAGAATagttatctggctaaacattcatcacctgtcacaCATGTACAGATTCATGGAGCATTAAAacccataactaagttattaatGAAGTCTTGTGTAAATAATCTCAGTCACTAAGTTAAATAAGAGTAATGAGTAGTGAGAGTAAATACTCTCATAACTAAGTTATTAATGAAGTCTTATGTAAATAATCTCCACTTTGCTCTTCCAAaaccatcacgtgttcacctgcaaccttactccaagattatttggcgggaatctggtgcctccccctccttcataactgagtgtcagaaataaaaaattgagctttgatcagaatctgcctgtcttagctacatttctttctctcgtcgcctagcccctcttctcttccaggtttccaaaatgcctttccaggctagaacccaggctgtgatctgctggctggacacaacatttggcgaaccaacgcgggactgagaaacggcaaaggatttttggaagagacactgctggtttggagctccatagaagaagaaaataattaaagaataaaggaaattcatactggagaaggtCGGTATAGGCTAAGCTGAAACATCGTTAAACCCGAGcactggttcacttaggttcagcagtgaagcttaacaGGAACTGGGTACTGTAACAGGAGGTAGACCGTGGCTctcagaagctacatttttaggcgtgagaaaagaaagggtttattaaaaggaaattaataatcaggcagattgCATCATGAgtgaggaaaatgtcccaaaaagcagagagaaatttcaggagtgccatgctttgttctctctgggccttatagcagaagtagtactgtgtccccttttgtgtcttgtctaatgtctggtgcaccaatctgttctcatgTTCAATTCCTGTATGTTCCTGTATGTccagccagcagatcacagcctgggttctagcctggaaaggcattttggaaacctggaagagaagaggggctaggcgatgagagaaagaaatgtagctaagacaggcagattctgatcaaagctcaattttttatttctgacactcagttatgaaggagggggagggacccgattcccgccaaataatcttgggatccagtagcagggtgaccacgtgtatggctccgaacagcaaagcggcagggcaggttccagcagtgggcgtggcagaacgattgagtgggaagttccacccctgagcaagcaggtttcaggctgggggtggggagattacAGTTTAGCAGAGTCTACAAAAAGAAATTTCAGTGTAGTAAAATAATGGTTAAAGATAGCAGAAGCTGAAGATATAACAGGTTTTTAATCTAAGTAGAAACTATCAAAATACCTTGAAATAATACTTTAATGTTAAGAGAGTTATAGATGAGATGATAGAACTTATGTGTAATTCAAGGTGAATAACAAAGACCATGCAGCACTGACCACTATTAGGCTGAAACAGATCAGATCAAAACAGACAGATAAATTGAGTGTAAATGCCACATACGAAACTGTAATTTTATATgacagaaaaatacaaaacaaataagaCTTTCCTTAAAACAACAAGAATCCTGGCAATTTGTGGT comes from the Mus musculus strain NOD/ShiLtJ chromosome 17 genomic scaffold, GRCm38.p6 alternate locus group NOD/ShiLtJ MMCHR17_CHO_IDD1 genome and includes:
- the Olfr127 gene encoding olfactory receptor 127, producing MTPRNMTTVSGFLLMGFSDNHELQILQALLFLVTYLLDSAGNFIIITITTIDKQLQSPMYYFLKHLSIMDFSSLSVTVPQYVDSSLARSGYISYGQCMLQVFFFTGLAWSEVAILTVMSYDRYVAICLPLHYEVIMSPRKCTWAVAAVWLSGGISGTLFTASTLSIRFCGHKIIHQFFCDIPQLLKLSCSNDDFGLLKVSTFIAVMGFACFVGIAFSYCQIFSTVLRMPSAEGRSKVFSTCLPHLFVVSFFLSTGICAYLKPTSDSPTALDLMLSIFYTVLPPTLNPVIYSLRNESLKRAVKKLLLSEEFIGKNYVCSVFSAC